One part of the Magallana gigas chromosome 5, xbMagGiga1.1, whole genome shotgun sequence genome encodes these proteins:
- the LOC136275405 gene encoding uncharacterized protein, with the protein MPPRRSKRMRIETTRASESRTARTREQRPNGIMDDGPSEPVQTNSEVTQPSRTTTSSSYAICMDDIPPAVPSVHNMIGMHVSNAIKQKIIEGQYIDLASLLPPRPGGDEKKLIVNNMGEIISKDANPKKVDTIEQWTDLMFIFAGIYLSGHPAKSIELLKYMQCVRMGANRGAVGWKEYDVQYRLRKAHNPASSWGEVDSELWLMYMTPTSTANAPQTLPRATSIGKCYNFNFKGFPTQHANNQPRTQQSHFRGPQNPNNLRPRFRFTNPQGDGLGGPFRDLPISNLRISPIGVVPKGDNSGWRLITHLSFPKFNSVNFFIDPEESSVKYTSFDSVIQMIAKIGQGAFIAKCDIKSAFRLLPICPGDFDLLGFMFDDMYYIDKCLPMGCSVSCKVFEEFATFLNWLAINKSHVDTIDHYLDDFIFAGHNASVCKDTMSAFHSICHDLGVPLAEDKTVGPTTCLTFLGLEIDTIEMLVRVPYPKCVELQNLLKQLFPLKKVTLKQLQSVLGKLNFFTRAIRPGRAFVRRLYDATIGVTQPHHYLRVTQSMREDIFMWCSFLEDFNGVVYFLEEEWYSDQNLNLFTDSSGSAQLGCGAYLNGEWCFFSWPKNWKYIDGHHDMTLLEFIPVVLSVIIWGNKLANKKITFHIDNQALVAVLNKLTSKSELVMVLVRAFVLKCMRHNILFRAEYISTKSNNIADAISRKQWTRFRQAAPNARRDPEPIPQSFHNLISSLNLIGC; encoded by the exons ATGCCACCACGGCGGTCCAAACGGATGAGAATTGAGACGACAAGGGCGAGCGAAAGTAGAACGGCAAGGACCAGGGAGCAGCGACCCAATGGTATAATGGATGATGGCCCATCAGAACCGGTGCAAACCAATTCGGAGGTCACGCAACCATCAAGGACAACGACGTCATCTTCTTATGCCATATGCATGGACGATATTCCTCCAGCAGTCCCATCGGTCCACAACATGATAGGTATGCACGTTAGCAAcgcaattaaacaaaaaattatagaaGGGCAGTATATTGATCTGGCCTCTCTATTACCTCCTAGACCTGGTGgcgatgaaaaaaaattaattgtaaataatatgGGGGAAATAATATCCAAGGATGCTAACCCCAAAAAGGTTGATACCATAGAACAGTGGACTGATCTCATGTTTATATTTGCTGGGATTTATCTTAGTGGCCACCCTGCTAAATCCATAGAGCTTTTGAAATACATGCAGTGTGTTAGGATGGGGGCTAATAGGGGAGCAGTGGGATGGAAAGAATACGATGTTCAGTATAGGTTACGTAAGGCTCATAATCCAGCATCATCATGGGGGGAAGTGGACTCTGAGCTCTGGTTAATGTACATGACCCCAACTTCAACCGCTAATGCTCCTCAAACCCTGCCCAGAGCTACATCCATAGGAAAGTGCTACAACTTCAATTTCAAAGG ATTCCCAACACAACATGCTAACAATCAACCCAGGACACAACAATCGCATTTCAGGGGACCCCAGAACCCCAACAACCTGCGCCCCCGTTTTAGATTTACAAACCCACAAGGT GACGGGTTGGGGGGGCCATTTCGGGATCTACCAATTTCAAACCTCCGCATATCTCCTATCGGAGTGGTGCCAAAGGGGGACAACTCTGGTTGGAGATTAATAACACACCTCTCATTTCCTAAATTCAATAGCGTAAATTTTTTCATAGACCCAGAGGAAAGCTCAGTTAAATATACATCTTTTGACTCGGTTATACAGATGATTGCTAAAATTGGTCAGGGGGCATTTATAGCAAAATGCGATATAAAATCAGCTTTTAGACTTTTGCCAATATGTCCAGGGGATTTTGACCTACTTGGTTTTATGTTTGATGATATGTACTACATTGATAAGTGTTTACCAATGGGGTGTTCTGTGTCATGTAAGGTCTTTGAAGAATTTGCAACATTTTTAAACTGGTTGGCAATAAACAAATCTCATGTAGACACAATAGACCACTATTTGGACGATTTCATATTTGCGGGTCACAATGCTTCTGTTTGTAAGGACACCATGTCTGCATTTCATAGTATTTGTCATGATCTAGGGGTACCTTTAGCTGAGGATAAAACTGTAGGTCCTACCACTTGCTTAACATTTTTAGGTTTGGAAATCGACACTATTGAAATGCTGGTTAGAGTACCTTATCCAAAATGTGTTGAACtccaaaatcttttaaaacaattgtttccACTCAAAAAAGTCACACTTAAGCAGTTGCAGTCAGTGCTGGGAAaacttaatttctttacaaGGGCAATTCGGCCAGGCCGTGCATTTGTTCGGCGCCTGTATGACGCCACCATCGGTGTCACGCAACCACATCATTACCTAAGAGTTACTCAATCTATGCGGGAGGATATTTTTATGTGGTGTAGTTTTTTGGAGGATTTTAACGGTGTGGTTTATTTCTTAGAAGAAGAATGGTATTCAGATCAAAATCTCAATTTGTTCACCGATAGCTCAGGGTCTGCTCAACTAGGATGTGGGGCGTATTTGAATGGGGAGTGGTGTTTCTTTAGTTGGCCCAAAAATTGGAAATATATCGATGGGCATCACGACATGACCCTATTAGAATTTATCCCCGTGGTTTTATCCGTCATCATTTGGGGCAACAAATTAGccaacaaaaaaattacatttcacATAGACAATCAGGCATTGGTTGCAgttttgaacaaactaacctCTAAATCTGAGCTTGTCATGGTATTAGTTAGAGCATTTGTCTTAAAATGCATGCGACACAACATTTTATTTCGTGCTGAATATATTTCAACTAAATCTAATAATATTGCTGATGCCATTTCTCGTAAACAGTGGACCAGGTTTCGCCAGGCCGCACCAAACGCAAGGAGGGACCCCGAACCCATCCCCCAGTCATTTCACAACCTTATTTCAAGTTTGAACTTGATCGGCTGCTAG